In Telopea speciosissima isolate NSW1024214 ecotype Mountain lineage chromosome 10, Tspe_v1, whole genome shotgun sequence, the DNA window atctcacttagctcccttcatacatatttgcattcaagcttcaaagtTTGAAAGATAGCACTTATTCTACTATGGTTTGAGGTATTTTCGAAACCCCTTAGTATTTCATTATTTACTTTGCACAAgtagttgttgagtcctcttgctcaaaatcaaaagaagtttgagtcctcttgctcattaactcaagagtagtttttgttgagtcctcttgctcatttcttaagagtagttgtacgagtcctcttgctcttactcaagattcttatagtgaaattctctctaagttgagaggagtggacgtaaacacgtgttggccgaaccactataaatctttgtaTCTCTCCTTTGATTATTGCTTGTCAATTTGgatatctttacttgtttaattTCCGCAtactattttattttccaaccttcacctattcacccccctctaggtgaattcacagttCTGTCCATTTTAAACAGTCGATGTCAATTTTTGGTTTTCAGTTTCAATTCCAAATTGAGACCCTTAATTTGGAAGAATTGGCCCAACAGAAGGTTAACAAAATGGTTCAAGAATCCCACCTCTATTTGGAGCTTGAGCTCACTCTTAATCAATGAAGTTAGTTACCGCCAAGGTCACTGCACAAAAACCACTTGATGAAGAGAGCATTGacaattaaaaaatgaaaaaaaaaggaatacaaaacatagatttttttttttttttaatgaaaggaaaaactatattaACCAAGAAAAAGATTTGTGTACACCTGTTTAGTGTCGTGACTGTAGTCCCTATACAAGTGAAAACTTAAGTTACTAAAGTTATCTGTTGCCTTTGCAAAGTTAAGGAAGAGAGGTAATATGTTCCAAGATAAAGGGGATGAGAATTGAAAAGTTAGAAAGTTAAACAATAAGCTATTGCATAACCATATGTCCCTAAACTCAACTCTTAAATGTTGTGTTTTTTGCCATCCTTCCCACAAACCATCAAGCTCTGCTTCCACAGCATCCTGTGTAGTAATCCAACTTGCATTTGTTAGGATACTCTGACCATCTATCAAAATATAATAAGTCCACCTTGCTAAATTAAGATCTGGTTCATAAATTCTTACGACCAACAAACCAGATATATTGAAATTAAATTGAGTTAAAGAAGAGCAACTTAGTATTAAAGGGATGGAATTGGAGCCAGACAATTGCTGCTCAGGGGGGTGATATCCATATCTGCTAACCAACGTGATACATTGTTGATGACCATTCGAGTGTCATCGGGAGCATTGCACATAATGACTTTGTGTCTTACAGACCATATAAAAATACAATGAAGTTTGACAAGCGTTCACTCTGATTTGATACTCTTGCTTATCTTCTCCTCCTTAACCTTCTGGGACTGAACAAGCAACCTGAACGTCCAAATTGCTAAGAGAGTTGCCTCAATTGGAGCAAGCCAATATACAAATATATGCTCCTTGGTTATATGATCTCCTCGGGCATAGGCCCATCCCATGGCCTATAAAAACGAAAAACAAGACAAATATAGTTGGTCTTAAACTCTAAGGCTTCAGGTTAAAACATCTACAATAAACAATACCAGCTGATAATGATAGGTTGGATTAAGTGCTTACAGAGGCAGGGTTCATGCATCCACCCGTCAGATCGGAACCCAGTATATGAAGTGTTAGTTTGGAGACACTGGAGATCCAAGTTTTAATGAAAAAGCTACTGGGGTTGCTTCGAGCAAGTCCAAGTGAGATGATAACAATTGTAAAAGTTAGGAGTCCTTCTGTTAGTGCACCTCGATGGATGTCAACGTTCAGTCGAGGACCATGGCCTATTTCAGGAAAGGTCTCAATGATATACTTAACCCCAACAATAGATCCAAGTACCTGAAACAAACCCAATATTAGTAAACGTAAAACATCTCTATCTCTAATTACAATTCAATGAAAATTCATTTGAATAAAATGCACCCAAGATTACTAGGTATTTATGAACAATTTTAATTGCTATGCCATCAGTACACTAGAAATATCTGAGACCTTGAATTTTCCAATTACTTGCATATGATGGTTTAAACCTTTTGGTTCCCAATTTTTGCTTTTTACTCACCCCCTCTATTGGGGAGTATTTATGAATATTTATCCTTTAGCCCTTGTCTTACCCATTCATGAAATAGGAAATAAGTAAATGATATTTATTACTGGAAATCATTCAAATCCAATAACCCTAAGTTCCTAAGCGCAAAAACGTATGTTTTCTTCATAACAGTTCGAAACAGCCCAAAATCCACACCAGTTTGCATGTCTTGGCTTCTAAAGCCTTAAAAGAACATGTTTGTTTTGAGGTTACTGAACATGATGTTCCTATGatattttaattaatgaatttgCTTCTgttcatcaaaagaaaaacagcCCAAAATCTAGTCAATATGGTGAGGGGTGTAGATAAGTTGAACCCTAGGTTCAGATTACACACCCCTTTTAACAGTATCTCAAGAAaccttaaaacagaatttaggtCAACAATAGGGTCAAAGTCAAACTTATCCAATGAAGGTCATATTCTGTCCAATGTTCATAAACTGTTACAATATGCCAACCTCAAAATACAACAATGTTCCAATGTCAGATGTAACAGTCAAAACAGTACAAACTTGAAACCTGTAACCAAAATTTAGGAAATTGTCACAGCAGCTCTGATCTGACTAAATCCTTTGTCGGAGGTCAATTATGGAATGATCTTCAATGTCCCAAAGTTTGGGCAGAATCCAAAGGATAGAATCCATTTTAATGCCAATCTCAATTTCAGCCAAAAGGCCCCTAAAACAGGGTCACACCCCTTTAACAGTATCTCAAGAAaccttaaaacagaatttaggtCAACAATAGGGTCAAAGTCAAACTTATCCAATGAAGGTCATATTCTGTCCAATGTTCATAAACTGTTACAATATGCCAA includes these proteins:
- the LOC122641357 gene encoding probable aquaporin SIP2-1, with amino-acid sequence MASMRLILSDLVLSFMWVWSGALIKLFVYKILGFGFETKGEILKASLSILSMLFFAWLCKISSGGSYNPLTVLSGSVSGNFTEFLFTVGARIPAQVLGSIVGVKYIIETFPEIGHGPRLNVDIHRGALTEGLLTFTIVIISLGLARSNPSSFFIKTWISSVSKLTLHILGSDLTGGCMNPASAMGWAYARGDHITKEHIFVYWLAPIEATLLAIWTFRLLVQSQKVKEEKISKSIKSE